A single window of Streptomyces aquilus DNA harbors:
- a CDS encoding sugar ABC transporter ATP-binding protein has product MSNADELLRIEGIRKTFPGVVALDGVDFDLRRGEVHVLLGENGAGKSTLIKMLSGAYTPDAGRILAGGEEVRIHGAQDSERLGIATIYQEFNLVPDLTVAENIFLGRQPRRLGMIDRKRMEADAEVLLARVGVNVSPRARVRELGIARLQMVEIAKALSLNARVLIMDEPTAVLTSEEVEKLFAIVRTLREDGVGIVFITHHLEEIAALGDRVTVIRDGRSVGQVPASTPEDELVRLMVGRSIEQQYPREQPEKGAALLTVEGLTRDGVFHDVSFEVHAGEVVGIAGLVGAGRTEVVRAVFGADPYDQGAVKVAGAALRRHDVNAAMAAGIGLVPEDRKGQGLVLDASVEENLGLVTLRSATRAGLVDLKGQREAAARIAGQLGVRMAGLGQHVRTLSGGNQQKVVIGKWLLADTKVLILDEPTRGIDVGAKVEIYQLINELTAQGAAVLMISSDLPEVLGMSDRVLVMAQGRIAGELPAAEATQDAVMALAVSNPTTLEKEAPRGH; this is encoded by the coding sequence GTGAGCAACGCGGACGAGTTGCTGCGCATCGAGGGCATTCGGAAGACCTTCCCGGGCGTGGTCGCGCTGGACGGCGTCGACTTCGACCTGCGCCGCGGCGAGGTGCACGTCCTCCTCGGTGAGAACGGCGCGGGCAAGAGCACCCTCATCAAGATGCTCTCCGGCGCCTACACGCCCGACGCGGGCCGCATTCTGGCCGGCGGCGAGGAGGTGCGCATCCATGGCGCCCAGGACTCCGAGCGCCTCGGGATCGCCACGATCTACCAGGAGTTCAACCTCGTCCCCGATCTGACGGTCGCCGAGAACATCTTCCTGGGCCGCCAGCCGCGCCGCCTCGGCATGATCGACCGGAAGCGGATGGAGGCCGACGCCGAGGTCCTGCTCGCGCGTGTGGGGGTGAACGTCTCGCCCCGCGCGCGGGTGCGTGAACTCGGCATCGCCCGCCTCCAGATGGTCGAGATCGCCAAGGCGCTCAGCCTGAACGCGCGCGTGCTGATCATGGACGAGCCGACCGCCGTGCTCACCTCCGAGGAGGTCGAGAAGCTCTTCGCGATCGTGCGCACGCTGCGCGAGGACGGCGTCGGGATCGTCTTCATCACGCATCACCTGGAGGAGATCGCCGCCCTCGGCGACCGGGTCACGGTCATCCGGGACGGCAGGTCGGTCGGCCAGGTCCCCGCCTCCACCCCGGAGGACGAGCTGGTACGGCTCATGGTCGGGCGCTCCATCGAGCAGCAGTACCCGCGCGAACAGCCCGAGAAGGGCGCCGCGTTGCTGACCGTCGAGGGGCTCACCCGGGACGGTGTCTTCCACGACGTGTCCTTCGAGGTGCACGCCGGTGAGGTCGTCGGCATCGCGGGGCTGGTCGGCGCCGGGCGTACGGAGGTCGTGCGCGCGGTGTTCGGCGCCGACCCGTACGACCAGGGCGCGGTGAAGGTCGCCGGAGCCGCGCTGCGGCGGCACGACGTCAACGCGGCCATGGCGGCGGGCATCGGGCTCGTCCCCGAGGACCGCAAGGGCCAGGGCCTGGTCCTTGACGCGTCCGTCGAGGAGAACCTCGGTCTGGTGACGCTGCGTTCGGCCACGCGCGCGGGGCTCGTCGATCTCAAGGGGCAGCGGGAGGCCGCCGCCCGGATCGCCGGGCAGCTGGGCGTGCGGATGGCCGGACTCGGCCAGCACGTACGGACGTTGTCCGGCGGCAACCAGCAGAAGGTCGTCATCGGCAAGTGGCTGCTCGCCGACACCAAGGTGCTGATCCTCGACGAGCCGACGCGTGGCATCGACGTCGGCGCGAAGGTCGAGATCTACCAGCTGATCAACGAGCTGACCGCCCAGGGTGCGGCCGTGCTCATGATCTCCAGCGACCTGCCCGAGGTCCTCGGCATGAGCGACCGGGTCCTGGTCATGGCCCAGGGCCGGATCGCCGGTGAACTCCCGGCCGCGGAAGCCACCCAGGACGCCGTGATGGCGCTCGCCGTCAGCAACCCCACCACGCTTGAGAAGGAGGCCCCCCGTGGCCACTGA
- a CDS encoding substrate-binding domain-containing protein, with the protein MATDTLKSTTGASGLRRLLLDNGALTALIVLVIAMSALSGDFLTTDNLLNVGVQAAVTAILAFGVTFVIVSAGIDLSVGSVAALSATVLAWSATSQGMPVVLAVLLAIATGIACGLVNGFLISYGKLPPFIATLAMLSVARGLSLVISQGSPIAFPSSVSHLGDTLGGWLPVPVLVMVGMGLITAFVLGRTYIGRSMYAIGGNEEAARLSGLRVKKQKLAIYAFSGLFAAAAGIVLAARLSSAQPQAAQGYELDAIAAVVIGGASLAGGTGKASGTLIGALILAVLRNGLNLLSVSAFWQQVVIGVVIALAVLLDTVRRKAGATPVAAGTGGNKGKQAATYVLAAVVAAAIVGATSLLHGGTSEAKSQKIGLSLSTLNNPFFVQIRAGAQAEAKKLGVDLTVTDAQNDASQQANQLQNFTSEGLGTIIVNAVDSDAVTPAAKGVNKAGIPLVAVDRAVNNADTAALVASDNVAGGKLAAKDLAEKLGGKGKIVVLQGQAGTSASRERGAGFTEGLKAYPGIEVVAKQPADWDRTKGLDVMTNLLQANPDIDGVFAENDEMALGAIKALGSKAGKSVQVIGFDGTADGLNAVKAGTLYASVAQQPAELGRIAVRNAVKVAEGGKVEKSVMVPVKVVTKENVADFAG; encoded by the coding sequence GTGGCCACTGACACGCTCAAGAGCACGACGGGCGCCTCAGGGCTGCGCCGGCTGCTCCTCGACAACGGCGCGCTGACCGCGCTGATCGTCCTCGTCATCGCGATGTCGGCGCTGTCCGGCGACTTCCTGACCACCGACAACCTCCTGAACGTCGGCGTCCAGGCGGCCGTGACCGCCATCCTCGCCTTCGGCGTGACCTTCGTGATCGTCTCGGCGGGCATCGACCTGTCGGTCGGCTCGGTCGCCGCCCTGTCGGCCACCGTCCTCGCCTGGAGCGCCACGTCGCAGGGCATGCCGGTCGTCCTGGCCGTGCTGCTCGCGATCGCGACCGGCATAGCGTGCGGTCTGGTCAACGGCTTCCTGATCTCGTACGGCAAACTGCCGCCGTTCATCGCGACGCTCGCCATGCTGTCGGTGGCGCGCGGTCTGTCGCTGGTGATCTCGCAGGGCTCCCCGATCGCGTTCCCGTCCTCCGTCTCGCACCTCGGTGACACCCTCGGCGGCTGGCTGCCCGTGCCGGTGCTGGTGATGGTCGGCATGGGTCTGATCACGGCGTTCGTGCTCGGACGGACGTACATCGGGCGTTCGATGTACGCGATCGGCGGCAACGAGGAGGCGGCCCGCCTCTCCGGCCTGCGGGTGAAGAAGCAGAAGCTCGCGATCTACGCGTTCTCGGGGCTGTTCGCCGCCGCGGCCGGCATCGTGCTGGCCGCCCGGCTCTCCTCCGCGCAGCCGCAGGCCGCGCAGGGCTACGAGCTCGACGCGATCGCGGCGGTCGTCATCGGCGGCGCGTCGCTGGCCGGTGGTACGGGCAAGGCGTCCGGGACGCTGATCGGCGCGCTGATCCTCGCGGTGCTGCGCAACGGCCTGAACCTGCTGTCCGTGTCGGCGTTCTGGCAGCAGGTCGTCATCGGTGTCGTCATCGCGCTGGCGGTGCTGCTCGACACGGTCCGCCGCAAGGCGGGGGCCACCCCGGTCGCGGCCGGTACGGGCGGCAACAAGGGCAAGCAGGCGGCGACCTACGTGCTCGCGGCGGTCGTCGCGGCGGCGATCGTCGGCGCCACGTCGCTCCTCCACGGCGGCACCTCGGAGGCGAAGAGCCAGAAGATCGGCCTGTCGCTGTCGACCCTCAACAACCCGTTCTTCGTGCAGATCCGCGCCGGTGCGCAGGCCGAGGCGAAGAAGCTGGGCGTGGACCTGACGGTCACCGACGCGCAGAACGACGCCTCGCAGCAGGCCAACCAGTTGCAGAACTTCACCAGCGAGGGCCTCGGCACGATCATCGTCAACGCCGTCGACTCCGACGCGGTGACCCCGGCGGCGAAGGGCGTCAACAAGGCGGGCATCCCGCTGGTCGCCGTCGACCGGGCCGTCAACAACGCGGACACCGCGGCCCTCGTCGCCTCCGACAACGTGGCGGGCGGCAAGCTCGCCGCCAAGGACCTCGCCGAGAAGCTGGGCGGCAAGGGGAAGATCGTCGTCCTTCAGGGCCAGGCCGGCACCTCCGCCAGCCGGGAGCGCGGCGCCGGCTTCACCGAGGGGCTCAAGGCCTACCCGGGCATCGAGGTCGTCGCCAAGCAGCCCGCCGACTGGGACCGCACCAAGGGCCTGGACGTCATGACCAACCTCCTTCAGGCCAACCCGGACATCGACGGTGTCTTCGCCGAGAACGACGAGATGGCGCTCGGCGCGATCAAGGCGCTCGGCTCCAAGGCCGGGAAGTCCGTCCAGGTCATCGGCTTCGACGGAACCGCGGACGGCCTGAACGCCGTCAAGGCAGGCACGCTGTACGCGTCGGTGGCACAGCAGCCGGCGGAACTGGGCAGGATCGCCGTGCGGAACGCGGTGAAGGTGGCCGAGGGCGGCAAGGTCGAGAAGTCGGTGATGGTGCCGGTGAAGGTGGTCACGAAGGAGAACGTGGCCGACTTCGCGGGCTGA
- a CDS encoding ribokinase, which produces MYDYDLLVVGSANADLVIGVERRPAAGETVLGSDLAVHPGGKGANQAVAAARLGARTALLARVGDDGHGRLLLDSLRSAGVDTVGVLVGGAPTGVALITVDPSGDNSIVVSPGANGRLTPEDVRAAGSLFHASRVVSAQLEIPLETVVAVAASLSPDSRFVLNPSPPRPLPAVLLAACDPLIVNEHEAKVILGDSAIGDDPEDWARILLAKGPRSVVVTLGAEGALVASRDGVSRVASVKVDAVDTTGAGDAFTAALAYRLGTGASLEEAAAYAARVGAAAVTKEGAQVSFPTAEEVDAL; this is translated from the coding sequence ATGTACGACTACGACCTCCTGGTCGTAGGGTCGGCCAACGCCGACCTGGTGATCGGTGTCGAGCGCCGGCCGGCGGCCGGGGAGACCGTGCTCGGCTCCGACCTGGCCGTCCACCCGGGCGGCAAGGGCGCGAACCAGGCCGTCGCGGCCGCCCGGCTGGGCGCGCGCACGGCTCTGCTGGCCCGGGTCGGCGACGACGGGCACGGCCGGCTGCTGCTGGACTCGCTGCGCTCGGCCGGCGTCGACACGGTGGGCGTGCTGGTCGGCGGGGCGCCGACGGGGGTCGCGCTGATCACGGTGGACCCGTCGGGCGACAACAGCATCGTCGTCTCACCGGGCGCGAACGGCCGCCTGACGCCGGAGGACGTGCGGGCCGCGGGCAGTCTGTTCCACGCGTCCCGGGTGGTGTCGGCGCAGCTGGAGATCCCGCTGGAGACGGTCGTGGCGGTGGCGGCGAGCCTGTCGCCGGACAGCCGTTTCGTGCTGAATCCCTCTCCGCCGCGCCCGCTGCCCGCCGTGCTGCTGGCGGCCTGCGACCCGCTGATCGTCAACGAGCACGAGGCGAAGGTCATCCTGGGCGACTCGGCGATCGGGGACGACCCGGAGGACTGGGCGCGCATCCTGCTGGCGAAGGGCCCGCGGTCGGTGGTCGTGACCCTGGGCGCGGAGGGCGCGCTGGTGGCGTCCCGGGACGGCGTGAGCCGGGTGGCGTCGGTGAAGGTCGACGCGGTGGACACGACGGGCGCGGGCGACGCGTTCACGGCGGCGCTGGCCTACCGGCTGGGCACGGGGGCGTCCCTGGAGGAGGCGGCGGCGTACGCGGCCCGGGTCGGGGCGGCGGCGGTGACGAAGGAGGGCGCGCAGGTGTCCTTCCCGACGGCCGAGGAGGTCGACGCGCTGTGA
- the rbsD gene encoding D-ribose pyranase, whose amino-acid sequence MKKAGILNRHLSGALAELGHGDGVLVCDAGMPIPDGPRVVDLAFRAGVPSFAEVLEGLLAELVVEGATAASEVRDANPAAAELLGDSLTGLEFVSHERLKELSAGARLVVRTGEARPYANVLLRCGVFF is encoded by the coding sequence GTGAAGAAGGCGGGAATCCTGAACCGTCATCTGTCCGGCGCGCTGGCCGAGTTGGGGCACGGTGACGGCGTCCTGGTCTGCGACGCCGGCATGCCGATACCCGACGGGCCCCGGGTGGTGGACCTCGCCTTCCGGGCGGGGGTGCCGTCCTTCGCGGAGGTGCTGGAGGGGCTGTTGGCGGAGCTGGTGGTGGAGGGGGCCACGGCGGCTTCCGAGGTGCGCGACGCGAACCCGGCGGCCGCGGAGCTGCTGGGCGATTCCCTCACCGGCTTGGAGTTCGTCTCCCATGAGCGGCTCAAGGAGCTGTCGGCGGGGGCTCGGCTGGTCGTACGGACGGGCGAGGCGCGGCCGTACGCGAATGTGCTGCTGCGCTGCGGGGTGTTCTTCTGA
- a CDS encoding LacI family DNA-binding transcriptional regulator, producing the protein MASIKDVAAEAGVSVATVSRVLNDHPSVSADARTRVLAAVAALGYRPNAVARSLRTDQTRTLGLVISDVLNPYFTELARSVEEEARALGYSVIIGNADERPDLQDHHVRTLLDRRIDGLLVSPTDGGSPLMLDAAHAGTPMVFVDRWIPGVDVPVVRSDGRGAVRDLVAHLHSLGHRRLAIIAGPAATTTGRERVEAFREALAEYGLALPDAYIGQGDFQAESGRRVTEGFLDLPEPPEVVFAADNLMALGALDAIRARGLRAPRDIALAAFDDIPWFVHTDPPITAVAQPTGELGRAAVRALVDRIEGRPPQSVTLPARLVVRRSCGEQPAFPEPAPVQNRSQS; encoded by the coding sequence ATGGCGAGCATCAAGGACGTGGCCGCCGAGGCGGGAGTGTCCGTCGCCACGGTGTCGCGCGTCCTGAACGACCATCCGTCGGTCAGCGCCGACGCACGCACCCGCGTGCTGGCCGCCGTGGCGGCCCTGGGCTACCGCCCGAACGCCGTCGCCCGGTCGCTGCGCACCGACCAGACCCGCACCCTCGGCCTGGTCATCAGCGACGTGCTCAACCCGTACTTCACCGAACTGGCCCGCTCCGTCGAGGAGGAGGCCCGCGCGCTCGGCTACAGCGTCATCATCGGCAACGCCGACGAACGGCCCGACCTCCAGGACCACCACGTACGGACCCTGCTCGACCGCCGTATCGACGGCCTCCTGGTCTCCCCCACCGACGGCGGCTCCCCGCTGATGCTGGACGCCGCGCACGCGGGGACGCCGATGGTCTTCGTGGACCGGTGGATCCCGGGCGTGGACGTGCCGGTGGTGCGGTCCGACGGGCGGGGCGCGGTGCGTGACCTCGTCGCACACCTGCACTCCCTCGGCCACCGGCGGCTCGCGATCATCGCGGGCCCGGCGGCCACCACCACCGGCCGCGAGCGCGTGGAGGCCTTCAGGGAGGCCCTGGCCGAGTACGGTCTCGCACTCCCCGACGCCTACATCGGGCAGGGCGACTTCCAGGCCGAGAGCGGGCGGCGGGTCACCGAGGGCTTCCTCGACCTGCCCGAGCCGCCCGAGGTCGTGTTCGCCGCGGACAACCTGATGGCGCTGGGCGCGCTGGACGCCATCCGCGCGCGAGGGCTGCGGGCCCCCCGGGACATCGCGCTCGCCGCGTTCGACGACATCCCGTGGTTCGTGCACACCGATCCGCCGATCACCGCGGTCGCCCAGCCGACGGGCGAGCTGGGCCGGGCCGCCGTGCGGGCCCTGGTCGACCGCATCGAGGGACGGCCCCCGCAGTCCGTCACCCTCCCCGCCCGTCTCGTCGTACGCCGCTCGTGCGGCGAGCAGCCGGCTTTCCCCGAGCCGGCCCCCGTACAGAACAGGAGCCAGTCGTGA